In Bacillota bacterium, the sequence ATTTTTATAAAACAATTATGCTGAGTATTGATTAATTTGAAGTTTTAAAGACTCTATCTGAGATGACATGCGCTGACTAGAAGTGGAGTTTTTCTCAGCAGCAGAGACATTTGTTTGTACAATGTTTGAAACTTGAATGAGTCCCTGACGGATTTGCGCAATGCCAAGTTCCTGTTCTTTTGAAGACTCTGCTATATTGTTAAGCAATAATGTAGTTTGTTCAACTTTATCAATAATGTCGTTTAAAGCGTCTGAACTTTCATTTACAGCCTTACTGCCTTTACGAACCTTATCGAGCGAGTTTTTAACCAGAATAGAAGTCTCTTTAGCGGCTGACGATACTTTGGTCGAAAGCTCTCTTATTTCCTCAGCAACAACAGAGAATCCTCTTCCGTACTCACCGGCCCTTGCGGCTTCAACGGAAGCATTTATAGAAAGCAAGTTCGTCTGCATTGCAATTTCATCTATTAGTTTTATAATCTTTGCAATATTATCTGATGATACTTTAATTTCTTCCATTGTTTCGACAGAATCATTCATGCGCAAACGGCTGGTTTCTGCACTCTCACGTGACTGTTCAATAAGCGCGTTTGCAGAAGACGCATTTTCGGCGCTTTGAGTTGTCTGCGAGTAAATTTCTTCAACTGATGAAGTTAATTCTTCAACAGCACTGGATTGATCAGACGCACCTCTTGACAATTCTTCACTTGTTGTCGCAACTTGCTTTGATTCTTTTGAAACTTGTCCGGTCGCTGAGCTAATGCTTACAACAAGTTCATTGACATGATCTTTTAAGGCTATTATAGCACTGACTAATTCACCGACTTCTTTTGATTTGTTATAAAAATCGAGCTGAACTTTTAGATTACCGTTGGATGCGCTTTTTGTAAACTCTGTAATTTTTTTAATGGGGCTAGTATAAAAAGTTGAAAAGACAAAGGCAACCAAAATACTTACAAAGAACATAACAATATTTACTATTATTAGTCCAGTTGTCATATTTCCGGAAAGCGCCTGTTTTACAGAAGCATCTGCCGAACTTCCCAAAGCCGAAAGTGATAAATTGTAAATAACAATCGATAACAGAATGCATATTACCATCATGATTAGAGTGAAATAAGAAACCATCAGAGTTTTTAGACTTAACTTTGGTTTTTTTACTTCCTTTGCTTCGCTTCGTTTCATTGCTATACTCCTCACTTTATGTATATTTTAAGTTATAACATAAGTCAATAATAATTAAAAAATTCCTGCTCCGTCACCAATCTCACTAACATAAAACTCAGGGAAAAGTCCTGTTTTCGAGGTGTAGTATGTAGAAACTTTACTTCTAAAGGTCTCAAGTGCTTCATTTTTAACAATGCTTACTGTGCATCCGCCGAATCCTGCGCCTGTCATACGAGACCCAAGAGTTCCGTCGACTTTCAATGCCGCCTCAACCAACGTATCAAGTTCTTTTCCGGTTACTTCATATAAATCACGCAAAGAATCATGAGATGCGCAAAGAAGCTTCCCAAATGCTTCGATATCTCCACTATGCAGAACTTCCATTGACTTTCTTACACGATCCTCTTCATATACGCAGTGACGAACTCTCTTTGCGATCACTTCATCTTTTATTAGGTGAATATTTTCCTCAAGCTGTTCAGGTGTTATTTCGCAGAGATAATTTATCCCCGGAAGCGCAGGCTTGAGTAAAGCCAGTCCTTGTTCACACTGAGCGCGCCTTTCGTTATACTTACTGTCGGCAAGAGAACGCGGCTTTTTTGTATTTGAAATAACTATTGAGCAACCTTCCATTTTTATTGGGACAAGTGAAAAGTCAAGTGAACGGCAATCAAGAAAGATCGCGTGGTCTTTCTTACCGTTCGCTGAAGCGAACTGATCCATAACACCGCAATTGACCCCGACGTAATTGTTTTCGGCACGCTGTGAAATAACGGCCATTTCTGTCATATCAAGATTTACTGCATTGCCTTGTTCCTCAAGCCCTAACGTTGAGAGAGCCACTGCAGTTGCGACCTCTATAGACGCTGACGAGGACAGACCGGAACCAAACGGAACGTTTCCCCAGAACAACATATCACAGCCAGGAACATTATAACCGGCTTTAATTAGTTCATCAGCAACGCC encodes:
- a CDS encoding methyl-accepting chemotaxis protein, whose product is MKRSEAKEVKKPKLSLKTLMVSYFTLIMMVICILLSIVIYNLSLSALGSSADASVKQALSGNMTTGLIIVNIVMFFVSILVAFVFSTFYTSPIKKITEFTKSASNGNLKVQLDFYNKSKEVGELVSAIIALKDHVNELVVSISSATGQVSKESKQVATTSEELSRGASDQSSAVEELTSSVEEIYSQTTQSAENASSANALIEQSRESAETSRLRMNDSVETMEEIKVSSDNIAKIIKLIDEIAMQTNLLSINASVEAARAGEYGRGFSVVAEEIRELSTKVSSAAKETSILVKNSLDKVRKGSKAVNESSDALNDIIDKVEQTTLLLNNIAESSKEQELGIAQIRQGLIQVSNIVQTNVSAAEKNSTSSQRMSSQIESLKLQINQYSA
- a CDS encoding galactokinase, which produces MYLAKAAANFAFFFAPARVNLIGEHIDYNGGHVFPAALTLMNVVAVRKRGDRIIRLAADDLAGLLVTASLDNLDKYKGKEWGSYQLGVADELIKAGYNVPGCDMLFWGNVPFGSGLSSSASIEVATAVALSTLGLEEQGNAVNLDMTEMAVISQRAENNYVGVNCGVMDQFASANGKKDHAIFLDCRSLDFSLVPIKMEGCSIVISNTKKPRSLADSKYNERRAQCEQGLALLKPALPGINYLCEITPEQLEENIHLIKDEVIAKRVRHCVYEEDRVRKSMEVLHSGDIEAFGKLLCASHDSLRDLYEVTGKELDTLVEAALKVDGTLGSRMTGAGFGGCTVSIVKNEALETFRSKVSTYYTSKTGLFPEFYVSEIGDGAGIF